In Zingiber officinale cultivar Zhangliang chromosome 6A, Zo_v1.1, whole genome shotgun sequence, a single genomic region encodes these proteins:
- the LOC121996781 gene encoding uncharacterized protein LOC121996781 isoform X1 — MGDLQAWPALSDEGSLEEVGQPMQPHPPAVNPDPSAISAENWQVAEKATQDVLRCIQPTVVSEHRRKDVVEYVQKLLKRCIGIEVFPFGSVPLRTYLPDGDIDLTAIGYPNSENALANDVWSVLDREEQCKDAEFEVIDVQYINAEVKLVKCVVENIIVDISFNQIGGLSTLCFLEKVDQKIGKDHLFKRSIILIKAWCYYESRILGAYHGLISTYALETLVLYVFHLFHKSLDGPLAVLYKFLDFYSKFEWDKYCVSLQGLISVSSLPEPLVADMPDFNGSNLLFSKEFIEECVEMFSAPVRLSETSPKVFSKKHLNIVDPLKQNNNLGRSVSKGNFYRIQSALTYGAQKLCRILKLSMENIVPEVRAFFASILERHGTGERPDVLSSSPNSLDSEFIQDTGVRCTSSRYLSLGGLPIKDCNAILNRELLNIKMSDLDKSDFQSRSDSVKGLDSEARECASLDALSLTVIESSIASPSHGDSSSGDAYYSPPLFFHAENDSKNVILDTLNLRDTANKEVSLSRSTASNEEINYEIELLLGTNKLWFKTNSMSESTHSILGSSRASWNSNLSGQSIHADCSNEDDGNTRNSKFSKLSDLVGDFDVHYQNLLYALGSQGQEYLMNQYIMPVHRSIYMHMATNNLVPASPYSPTAYSMNQYLIPGVYCAKDVQKRGTGTYFPDPNSRSYREKQSPRKRKNPTSSRSQSRNNSHWDGQQDRNLLDEENDEPLSQVYNANDHGILEFGSLGPVPLRVFSEQSSRHEVTSPNRSNATAIAVPTNQRSSSNMQFGRLTKPYQLKDEGDFPPLSG; from the exons ATGGGCGACCTGCAGGCCTGGCCGGCACTGTCCGACGAAGGCTCTTTGGAAGAGGTTGGCCAACCGATGCAGCCGCATCCGCCGGCGGTTAACCCCGACCCGTCGGCGATCAGCGCGGAAAACTGGCAGGTTGCTGAGAAGGCAACCCAAGATGTCCTCCGGTGCATTCAGCCGACGGTGGTGTCCGAGCATAGGCGGAAAGACGTTGTCGAGTACGTGCAGAAACTTTTGAAAAGATGTATTGGAATTGAG GTGTTTCCATTTGGATCAGTTCCATTGAGGACTTACCTTCCTGATGGAGATATTGATCTTACTGCAATTGGTTATCCAAATTCTGAAAATGCTCTGGCAAATGATGTATGGTCTGTTCTTGACAGAGAAGAACAGTGCAAGGATGCTGAATTTGAAGTAATCGATGTGCAGTATATTAATGCAGAG GTCAAACTCGTTAAATGTGTTGTCGAGAACATTATTGTGGATATATCCTTCAATCAGATTGGTGGGCTCTCTACTCTTTGCTTTCTAGAGAAG GTTGACCAAAAAATTGGCAAGGACCATCTATTCAAACGCAGTATAATATTGATAAAAGCTTGGTGCTACTATGAGAGTCGCATTCTTGGTGCTTATCATGGTTTGATTTCTACATATGCACTGGAAACACTTGTTTTGTATGTTTTCCATCTCTTCCATAAATCTCTGGATGGCCCTTTAGCG GTTCTGTATAAGTTTCTGGACTTCTACAGCAAATTTGAGTGGGATAAGTACTGTGTTAGTTTACAGGGCCTGATTTCTGTTTCGTCATTGCCCGAACCATTAGTAG CTGATATGCCAGACTTTAATGGGAGCAATTTACTGTTTAGCAAGGAATTTATTGAGGAGTGCGTCGAGATGTTTTCAGCTCCTGTAAGATTGTCAGAAACATCCCCCAAGGTGTTCTCAAAAAAGCACCTGAATATTGTGGATCCCCTAAAACAGAATAATAATCTTGGACGCAGTGTCAGCAAAG GCAACTTCTATCGCATTCAAAGTGCATTGACATATGGTGCTCAAAAGCTTTGTCGGATATTAAAGTTATCCATGGAAAATATTGTTCCTGAGGTTCGCGCATTTTTTGCAAGCATTCTGGAGAGGCACGGAACTGGAGAAAGACCAGATGTTCTATCTTCATCTCCTAACTCGTTAGACTCTGAATTTATTCAAGATACTGGGGTTCGCTGTACTTCATCAAGATACTTGAGTTTGGGTGGTTTGCCAATCAAGGATTGCAATGCCATATTGAATAGGGAACTACTTAATATCAAGATGTCAGATTTGGATAAGTCTGATTTTCAATCACGATCTGACAGCGTTAAGGGTTTGGATTCAGAAGCCAGGGAGTGTGCTAGCTTAGATGCTTTGAGTTTGACGGTTATTGAAAGTTCAATTGCTTCTCCATCTCATGGTGACTCATCTTCTGGAGATGCATATTATTCACCCCCATTATTCTTCCATGCAGAAAATGACTCCAAGAATGTCATACTTGATACTTTAAACTTGAGAGACACTGCAAATAAAGAAGTATCTTTGAGCAGATCTACAGCCTCTAACGAGGAAATCAACTATGAAATTGAGTTACTACTTGGTACTAATAAATTGTGGTTTAAAACCAACTCCATGTCTGAATCCACTCATAGCATTCTTGGGTCTTCAAGGGCAAGTTGGAATTCCAATCTATCAGGACAGTCAATTCATGCAGACTGCTCAAATGAGGACGATGGAAACACTAGAAACTCCAAGTTCAGCAAATTATCAGATCTCGTTGGTGATTTTGATGTACATTATCAGAATCTTCTATATGCCCTGGGTTCACAGGGGCAAGAGTATTTAATGAATCAATACATTATGCCCGTTCATAGGAGTATTTACATGCATATGGCAACAAATAATCTAGTTCCTGCATCGCCATATTCTCCTACTGCCTACTCTATGAATCAATACTTGATACCTGGTGTTTATTGTGCTAAAGATGTCCAGAAAAGGGGAACTGGAACATACTTTCCTGACCCG AACTCTCGCTCATACAGAGAAAAACAATCACCTCGGAAAAGAAAGAATCCAACTTCTTCAAGATCCCAATCCCGCAATAATAGCCATTGGGATGGACAGCAAGATAGGAACTTGCTTGATGAAGAAAATGATGAACCATTGTCGCAAGTTTACAATGCAAATGATCATGGAATACTGGAGTTTGGGTCCCTTGGTCCTGTTCCACTAAGAGTCTTCTCAGAACAAAGCAGCAGACATGAAGTAACTAGTCCTAATCGGAGCAATGCTACAGCAATAGCTGTGCCGACAAATCAAAGATCCTCATCAAACATGCAATTTGGAAG GCTGACTAAACCCTATCAGCTAAAGGATGAAGGTGACTTCCCTCCTCTGAGTGGCTAA
- the LOC121996781 gene encoding uncharacterized protein LOC121996781 isoform X2: MDVSKFTIQEHFLVLLGVEVSDWNWILSNQVFPFGSVPLRTYLPDGDIDLTAIGYPNSENALANDVWSVLDREEQCKDAEFEVIDVQYINAEVKLVKCVVENIIVDISFNQIGGLSTLCFLEKVDQKIGKDHLFKRSIILIKAWCYYESRILGAYHGLISTYALETLVLYVFHLFHKSLDGPLAVLYKFLDFYSKFEWDKYCVSLQGLISVSSLPEPLVADMPDFNGSNLLFSKEFIEECVEMFSAPVRLSETSPKVFSKKHLNIVDPLKQNNNLGRSVSKGNFYRIQSALTYGAQKLCRILKLSMENIVPEVRAFFASILERHGTGERPDVLSSSPNSLDSEFIQDTGVRCTSSRYLSLGGLPIKDCNAILNRELLNIKMSDLDKSDFQSRSDSVKGLDSEARECASLDALSLTVIESSIASPSHGDSSSGDAYYSPPLFFHAENDSKNVILDTLNLRDTANKEVSLSRSTASNEEINYEIELLLGTNKLWFKTNSMSESTHSILGSSRASWNSNLSGQSIHADCSNEDDGNTRNSKFSKLSDLVGDFDVHYQNLLYALGSQGQEYLMNQYIMPVHRSIYMHMATNNLVPASPYSPTAYSMNQYLIPGVYCAKDVQKRGTGTYFPDPNSRSYREKQSPRKRKNPTSSRSQSRNNSHWDGQQDRNLLDEENDEPLSQVYNANDHGILEFGSLGPVPLRVFSEQSSRHEVTSPNRSNATAIAVPTNQRSSSNMQFGRLTKPYQLKDEGDFPPLSG, translated from the exons ATGGATGTCTCTAAATTCACCATACAGGAGCATTTTTTGGTCCTTTTGGGAGTTGAAGTCAGCGACTGGAATTGGATCTTGTCGAATCAA GTGTTTCCATTTGGATCAGTTCCATTGAGGACTTACCTTCCTGATGGAGATATTGATCTTACTGCAATTGGTTATCCAAATTCTGAAAATGCTCTGGCAAATGATGTATGGTCTGTTCTTGACAGAGAAGAACAGTGCAAGGATGCTGAATTTGAAGTAATCGATGTGCAGTATATTAATGCAGAG GTCAAACTCGTTAAATGTGTTGTCGAGAACATTATTGTGGATATATCCTTCAATCAGATTGGTGGGCTCTCTACTCTTTGCTTTCTAGAGAAG GTTGACCAAAAAATTGGCAAGGACCATCTATTCAAACGCAGTATAATATTGATAAAAGCTTGGTGCTACTATGAGAGTCGCATTCTTGGTGCTTATCATGGTTTGATTTCTACATATGCACTGGAAACACTTGTTTTGTATGTTTTCCATCTCTTCCATAAATCTCTGGATGGCCCTTTAGCG GTTCTGTATAAGTTTCTGGACTTCTACAGCAAATTTGAGTGGGATAAGTACTGTGTTAGTTTACAGGGCCTGATTTCTGTTTCGTCATTGCCCGAACCATTAGTAG CTGATATGCCAGACTTTAATGGGAGCAATTTACTGTTTAGCAAGGAATTTATTGAGGAGTGCGTCGAGATGTTTTCAGCTCCTGTAAGATTGTCAGAAACATCCCCCAAGGTGTTCTCAAAAAAGCACCTGAATATTGTGGATCCCCTAAAACAGAATAATAATCTTGGACGCAGTGTCAGCAAAG GCAACTTCTATCGCATTCAAAGTGCATTGACATATGGTGCTCAAAAGCTTTGTCGGATATTAAAGTTATCCATGGAAAATATTGTTCCTGAGGTTCGCGCATTTTTTGCAAGCATTCTGGAGAGGCACGGAACTGGAGAAAGACCAGATGTTCTATCTTCATCTCCTAACTCGTTAGACTCTGAATTTATTCAAGATACTGGGGTTCGCTGTACTTCATCAAGATACTTGAGTTTGGGTGGTTTGCCAATCAAGGATTGCAATGCCATATTGAATAGGGAACTACTTAATATCAAGATGTCAGATTTGGATAAGTCTGATTTTCAATCACGATCTGACAGCGTTAAGGGTTTGGATTCAGAAGCCAGGGAGTGTGCTAGCTTAGATGCTTTGAGTTTGACGGTTATTGAAAGTTCAATTGCTTCTCCATCTCATGGTGACTCATCTTCTGGAGATGCATATTATTCACCCCCATTATTCTTCCATGCAGAAAATGACTCCAAGAATGTCATACTTGATACTTTAAACTTGAGAGACACTGCAAATAAAGAAGTATCTTTGAGCAGATCTACAGCCTCTAACGAGGAAATCAACTATGAAATTGAGTTACTACTTGGTACTAATAAATTGTGGTTTAAAACCAACTCCATGTCTGAATCCACTCATAGCATTCTTGGGTCTTCAAGGGCAAGTTGGAATTCCAATCTATCAGGACAGTCAATTCATGCAGACTGCTCAAATGAGGACGATGGAAACACTAGAAACTCCAAGTTCAGCAAATTATCAGATCTCGTTGGTGATTTTGATGTACATTATCAGAATCTTCTATATGCCCTGGGTTCACAGGGGCAAGAGTATTTAATGAATCAATACATTATGCCCGTTCATAGGAGTATTTACATGCATATGGCAACAAATAATCTAGTTCCTGCATCGCCATATTCTCCTACTGCCTACTCTATGAATCAATACTTGATACCTGGTGTTTATTGTGCTAAAGATGTCCAGAAAAGGGGAACTGGAACATACTTTCCTGACCCG AACTCTCGCTCATACAGAGAAAAACAATCACCTCGGAAAAGAAAGAATCCAACTTCTTCAAGATCCCAATCCCGCAATAATAGCCATTGGGATGGACAGCAAGATAGGAACTTGCTTGATGAAGAAAATGATGAACCATTGTCGCAAGTTTACAATGCAAATGATCATGGAATACTGGAGTTTGGGTCCCTTGGTCCTGTTCCACTAAGAGTCTTCTCAGAACAAAGCAGCAGACATGAAGTAACTAGTCCTAATCGGAGCAATGCTACAGCAATAGCTGTGCCGACAAATCAAAGATCCTCATCAAACATGCAATTTGGAAG GCTGACTAAACCCTATCAGCTAAAGGATGAAGGTGACTTCCCTCCTCTGAGTGGCTAA
- the LOC121996781 gene encoding uncharacterized protein LOC121996781 isoform X3 yields MGDLQAWPALSDEGSLEEVGQPMQPHPPAVNPDPSAISAENWQVAEKATQDVLRCIQPTVVSEHRRKDVVEYVQKLLKRCIGIEVFPFGSVPLRTYLPDGDIDLTAIGYPNSENALANDVWSVLDREEQCKDAEFEVIDVQYINAEVKLVKCVVENIIVDISFNQIGGLSTLCFLEKVDQKIGKDHLFKRSIILIKAWCYYESRILGAYHGLISTYALETLVLYVFHLFHKSLDGPLAVLYKFLDFYSKFEWDKYCVSLQGLISVSSLPEPLVADMPDFNGSNLLFSKEFIEECVEMFSAPVRLSETSPKVFSKKHLNIVDPLKQNNNLGRSVSKGNFYRIQSALTYGAQKLCRILKLSMENIVPEVRAFFASILERHGTGERPDVLSSSPNSLDSEFIQDTGVRCTSSRYLSLGGLPIKDCNAILNRELLNIKMSDLDKSDFQSRSDSVKGLDSEARECASLDALSLTVIESSIASPSHGDSSSGDAYYSPPLFFHAENDSKNVILDTLNLRDTANKEVSLSRSTASNEEINYEIELLLGTNKLWFKTNSMSESTHSILGSSRASWNSNLSGQSIHADCSNEDDGNTRNSKFSKLSDLVGDFDVHYQNLLYALGSQGQEYLMNQYIMPVHRSIYMHMATNNLVPASPYSPTAYSMNQYLIPGVYCAKDVQKRGTGTYFPDPRKTITSEKKESNFFKIPIPQ; encoded by the exons ATGGGCGACCTGCAGGCCTGGCCGGCACTGTCCGACGAAGGCTCTTTGGAAGAGGTTGGCCAACCGATGCAGCCGCATCCGCCGGCGGTTAACCCCGACCCGTCGGCGATCAGCGCGGAAAACTGGCAGGTTGCTGAGAAGGCAACCCAAGATGTCCTCCGGTGCATTCAGCCGACGGTGGTGTCCGAGCATAGGCGGAAAGACGTTGTCGAGTACGTGCAGAAACTTTTGAAAAGATGTATTGGAATTGAG GTGTTTCCATTTGGATCAGTTCCATTGAGGACTTACCTTCCTGATGGAGATATTGATCTTACTGCAATTGGTTATCCAAATTCTGAAAATGCTCTGGCAAATGATGTATGGTCTGTTCTTGACAGAGAAGAACAGTGCAAGGATGCTGAATTTGAAGTAATCGATGTGCAGTATATTAATGCAGAG GTCAAACTCGTTAAATGTGTTGTCGAGAACATTATTGTGGATATATCCTTCAATCAGATTGGTGGGCTCTCTACTCTTTGCTTTCTAGAGAAG GTTGACCAAAAAATTGGCAAGGACCATCTATTCAAACGCAGTATAATATTGATAAAAGCTTGGTGCTACTATGAGAGTCGCATTCTTGGTGCTTATCATGGTTTGATTTCTACATATGCACTGGAAACACTTGTTTTGTATGTTTTCCATCTCTTCCATAAATCTCTGGATGGCCCTTTAGCG GTTCTGTATAAGTTTCTGGACTTCTACAGCAAATTTGAGTGGGATAAGTACTGTGTTAGTTTACAGGGCCTGATTTCTGTTTCGTCATTGCCCGAACCATTAGTAG CTGATATGCCAGACTTTAATGGGAGCAATTTACTGTTTAGCAAGGAATTTATTGAGGAGTGCGTCGAGATGTTTTCAGCTCCTGTAAGATTGTCAGAAACATCCCCCAAGGTGTTCTCAAAAAAGCACCTGAATATTGTGGATCCCCTAAAACAGAATAATAATCTTGGACGCAGTGTCAGCAAAG GCAACTTCTATCGCATTCAAAGTGCATTGACATATGGTGCTCAAAAGCTTTGTCGGATATTAAAGTTATCCATGGAAAATATTGTTCCTGAGGTTCGCGCATTTTTTGCAAGCATTCTGGAGAGGCACGGAACTGGAGAAAGACCAGATGTTCTATCTTCATCTCCTAACTCGTTAGACTCTGAATTTATTCAAGATACTGGGGTTCGCTGTACTTCATCAAGATACTTGAGTTTGGGTGGTTTGCCAATCAAGGATTGCAATGCCATATTGAATAGGGAACTACTTAATATCAAGATGTCAGATTTGGATAAGTCTGATTTTCAATCACGATCTGACAGCGTTAAGGGTTTGGATTCAGAAGCCAGGGAGTGTGCTAGCTTAGATGCTTTGAGTTTGACGGTTATTGAAAGTTCAATTGCTTCTCCATCTCATGGTGACTCATCTTCTGGAGATGCATATTATTCACCCCCATTATTCTTCCATGCAGAAAATGACTCCAAGAATGTCATACTTGATACTTTAAACTTGAGAGACACTGCAAATAAAGAAGTATCTTTGAGCAGATCTACAGCCTCTAACGAGGAAATCAACTATGAAATTGAGTTACTACTTGGTACTAATAAATTGTGGTTTAAAACCAACTCCATGTCTGAATCCACTCATAGCATTCTTGGGTCTTCAAGGGCAAGTTGGAATTCCAATCTATCAGGACAGTCAATTCATGCAGACTGCTCAAATGAGGACGATGGAAACACTAGAAACTCCAAGTTCAGCAAATTATCAGATCTCGTTGGTGATTTTGATGTACATTATCAGAATCTTCTATATGCCCTGGGTTCACAGGGGCAAGAGTATTTAATGAATCAATACATTATGCCCGTTCATAGGAGTATTTACATGCATATGGCAACAAATAATCTAGTTCCTGCATCGCCATATTCTCCTACTGCCTACTCTATGAATCAATACTTGATACCTGGTGTTTATTGTGCTAAAGATGTCCAGAAAAGGGGAACTGGAACATACTTTCCTGACCCG AGAAAAACAATCACCTCGGAAAAGAAAGAATCCAACTTCTTCAAGATCCCAATCCCGCAATAA
- the LOC121994995 gene encoding sterol carrier protein 2-like produces the protein MSTSLKSAALLEQMKVHLATDVGKQISSKISLVYQLNIAPKKIGVDEEIYVVDLKQGTITEGLYPPFFSFTDNDFLSIATGKMKPQIAFVRGAMKIKGSISAAQKFTPDIFPKPSKL, from the exons ATGTCGACCTCGCTCAAGTCCGCGGCTCTTCTAGAGCAGATGAAGGTCCATCTAGCCACCGACGTTGGAAAGCAGATCTCCAGCAAGATAAGCCTCGTCTACCAGCTCAACATCGCCCCAAAG AAGATTGGAGTGGATGAGGAGATCTATGTTGTCGATCTCAAGCAAGGAACGATCACCGAAGGTCTCT ATCCCCCTTTTTTTTCCTTTACTGATAATGATTTCCTGTCAATTGCGACAGGGAAGATGAAACCGCAGATTGCATTCGTCAG AGGAGCGATGAAGATTAAGGGAAGTATAAGTGCAGCTCAAAAGTTCACACCTGATATCTTCCCCAAACCATCAAAACTTTAA